The Hordeum vulgare subsp. vulgare chromosome 7H, MorexV3_pseudomolecules_assembly, whole genome shotgun sequence DNA window CTACATAGCATACGAGGCATCACTCTTAGACTAtgcattgtacatgccctaaagCCACCTCCTACCCACAACCCCAAATGGCCCAAAAGCGCGGCAGCAAAGGACACACGCACACAGGCGGAAAGCATGCCCTTTTCCTCTCCCGTCTCATCTGTCAGGGTGTGACCGTTTCTTCTCACCTCCCCACGTGGCCGGACCCTGCCCCTTCCCGCTCGGATATCTCTTGTCTCGCATGGGGTCGGCGTTGGCCCAGCAACAGGTCTTGCGCCACGTTTCTACCATGTTCAAACATCTCGGATGTGTGTTCTTCAATTGTTAAAAAGAATTGTGATTCTTTTAAGTCACTTGTGTCCAACGGGTTCGACACAATCTCTTTAGCTAATTGCTTTCTCAAATTTATGTACAGGACGGATGTAAGTTTTGGGTATTgaaaagaagaatacatcgatctATTAATAGCTCAAAATTAATAGATGCTCGCGCATTCTTTGCTAGAATAGAGGCTAGAGATGAGACTAAGGCCATGTTTGGCTCATAAGTCCTAAgaattttttagtcccaacttataagtcctaACTCCCTAAAAAGTTCCTACCTGTTTGGTTCCTAGGATTTAACATGGACTAAAAGACCATATTACAACTATAAGTCCCTATAAGACTCTCCTTGAGAGTCCTATTTCATAAGTCCCAAATGTCCACTTtaagtccctataagtccctCATGTTTGGTTTAGATGGAACTTAAAAGGACTTATAAGTTCTAAGTCCCTAATAAGTCCTTGTAACCAAACACCCCCTAAAGGGAAATCAACGTCTACTTTATCGAAATCAAAGAAGAAtgaaaaagtgtgcaagctcaaGAATCCACAGATCAACAGTGAAGATATAGAGAAGATATTAATTCAACTAGTGCCCCGTTTTCTCTAACTGTCCTAGAGAGGCGTTCTAGCAGGCGCTTCCTGCTTTTCTCGCCGGCGGGGCGTTGGCTCCCCTTCCCTCCGCTCGTTGCTCCGGCGGCAGCATGAGGGTGGGGGAGCCCGGTTCCTTCCGTCCGGTCTGTAGATAGGCTTAGGATAGGTACGTCGGGTGTCTGTATTCGGTCGGTGTCGATGTCGTCACCGCGAATAAAGTTTTCCAGGCCACCGACTCGACGACGTTCTTCTGCGACATCAGGTGCCATGGATTTGTATTCGAGTGGGTTCCTCAAGATGCAGGCGCGTATCTTGCTTAGGTTCTTGTTTCTTCGGCTTTGTCCGCGTTACGTCGGCTGTGTCTCCAGCGTCGCCGTGAAACCGAAAGTTTGTGTATTGGAGTTGGCTGCCGTTGTAATGCCGGTCTTGTCCAAGGGATAGTCCACATGAAGATTTGGCGGTGGAAGATGGTTAACGGTTTTGAAGTTTTTCGACGGTTCTATCAGTCGAGACCTTCAAGACCGCGATCCAAGATGTGTGGAGTATTTCTTCGACCGACGATCCGCATTGACATGTGCGTTGCCACTTGTGACGGCGCTTGTTCAAAGGTTCATAACACAGCTTCGTTGCTACTATCTTGGATCTTGGCAAGTTGAAGACCTATGTTTCTCTCATTCGGCGAACATTTCTGCGCCGCCGACGGCTAGATtatttgatgatgatgatgtaaatTTTCTTGTGTGCTATCTCTCTGGACTGTTGCATAGAGAAGCCatatatgttgtatgttgctaTTAATATGAATAAATATATGATTTCCCTTAgaaaaaactagtgaaagaagTTATGGAAATTAGATATCTATTAAAATATCCAATTGCgcttcttgttttctttgatgttACTGTCATAGCAAATAATTGATAAATTATGTAATACAATGTGTCCAAATATCAACGATTGAAATAAAGAAATATAACGGCTAACGAATCGTTGCAGCCGGTTCCCTCTCCCTCCACCGGCCACTCCGGTGGCGGGAGGGAGGGGGAACCTCGGATCTGTGATGGGTGCAGTAGGGATAGGTTTGAGGGAGACGCCGTCGAGGCTGCTGCGGCGACGTCTCGCCTGAATAAGTTTCCTCGGGCATGGGGCCAGCGAGGTGGGGATCCCCAGATCTCGTGGAGGTCGCGGGCTATGGTGCTTGGATGTCAACTGGCACTGGCCGGTTGGGTCTTCAGATGGAAAGGGTTTGTGTGGAGACGGAGATTCTTCATCCTCTTCGTCGGTATGATTTTTCGTTCTTGTTCTTCGTCTTGCTTTGTGTTGTTGCTGGAGGGACGTCCTGCTTTGCCCGGGTGATTGGCCCGGTCATGGCGTCGGAATTGGATCCTAGTTCTCTTCCATCTCGATGAGACACATATAGCGGTACTCAAAGCCACATATGACGAAGGCTGGTGCAGGAGTGTTGGATGCACATGTGTGTCCTTGCCCTTTTGGCGTCCATGCAAAGAAATGGAAAGCAACACGACGATGATTGTGtcgtggttgatgatgatgacatgCTAAGATCTGATTGTAGATGGTTGTGTTGCAGGGGTCTTCTCGTAAGATTAAAAAATGTGGACACAGAGCTTCGAAGATCTTCATGTTTTATTGCTTGTTTTAGGACGCTCTTTGCATTTTTGGTTTTTTATGCGTGTGTTAAGATGTGGTTGTACGGGTCAAGAGCTTTgtattatttaatgatttaaatgCAAGCAtaatttctcaaaaaaattataataATATATTTTGATGGCCAAAAATAATATGtctcttcctaataataaagcaaatacagtttctggtcgtccgtcatttAAATTGCCTTCGAAGTTGTCTAAAATTACCCATCAATGCCACTCGTAAGTCAAAAAACAGTTCGTTTTTCGGATTTCTGAAATTGGCGCCGTTATTTGTTGTTATAGACACCGATATGTTAGCAAAGCAACAGTCGATGAGTAGCGCGATGGCTATCGGTTCAAGTCTCCACATGGGAGACCAGTGTTTGATCCCTGGTTCTCACCTgtgtttttctctctttttctttaccTCTCTAAAGCATGGACCGGCCCATGTGCAGGTCGGGGCGcccctgttttgtttttttaatttcaTTTTTGTTTTTACTTCTCTAAATTAACTCCAGATTTCAAAAGAACAAAATATCAAAAAGTTATGAGTataaaaaatatagaaaaaagcAAAAACTGTTTGTGTATTCGAAAAAATACTTAGAAAgtcataaaatattcatgagttcGAAAATTGCTCACGTATTATAAAACAAATCACGATTTCAAATAAATTATAATGAAATACtaaatgatcatgattattaATAAAATTATCCAGTAATCAAAACATATTCATGGATTTGAATAGCTTGTCCATCATCTTTTAGAAAATCTTCACAAAAATTAATACACATTCATAAATAATGAACAAAATGAATTGTCCCTTATGTAAAGGTTTTATTAGGAGATCTGTAaagattattttatgattttatttAGACCCTTGCATATCAAAAAGTTGCGAGTTTtacaaaaaataggaaaatgataaaccatttgtgaattcaaaaaaatatTCGGAAAATCATAGAAAGTTCATTAGTTCAGAAATTGCTCACACATTATAAAAAAATCACAAATTCAAATAAATTTTCATGAAATAAGAAATGTTCAAGATTTTTAAAAATGATCCGGTATGCAAAGCATATTCAGGAATTTGAAAAACATGTCCATcaatttttagaaaatgtttgcAAAAATTAAAACACATCCGTAAATAATGAACAAAACAAATTGTCGTTTACATAAAGGTTTTATTATGAGATCTCTGGAGATCGTTTTATGATTTTATGTAGTCCCTCGCGTTAGGTAAAAAAAGGTTTCCGTATTTTGTATAACGCTGAGCCCCAATCAAATTGACACAACTTTTTATGAATTAATTTTGTATACAATTATGTTTATTCTCGTACAAAAATACTGGTTATGGTAAGCACCGCTACGCTAAgttaaggccctgtttgtttcagaagttcagggactttttttagtctcaaCTTAAAAGTCCCTTgtccctacccgtttgtttccagtgactaaatagggactagaggttattaaatgacatacAAAAAGACCCTGCGTTCATGAAGCGTCGCAGGCGGAGACACAGTTGGAGCTGGGCTTGGGTGTGCAGGACATGCAGGTATGTATTCATGGCTTATCCATTGTTTTGTATGATGAACATCAAATGATGCATGCTCGCTTTGTCATGATGTCTACTACTCCTAGCCGGAGTACATGCAGGGCGGCATGCTGGACGCCGGCCATGACATCCTCGCGCACGCCCACGACGTGCTCGACGTCGCGCATGGCATCCTCGCACTTGCCCAAGAGGGTCCAGACCTCGGGGCGCTGCTGGACCAGGTGGAGGCTCTCATAGACAATGTCACGGCGCTCGTCGAGAACGCCACGGCATTGGTGAACCAGCGACCTGGTGTGCTCCGCAGGGAGGAGGGATTCGTCGTGCCGAGGAGTACTACAATCGGCCGCACTCGTGTATGGTTAGAAATGCTGGAAGATGAAGTAACAATACCGCCTCCATTGGTAGGTTCATTCGCTTCGATGATGAGGTATATGGATAGAAGGAACCgcgagaaagaaaaaagaaaatgaatAGTAGAGCTGCTCTGAAAAAGAATGGGACGAGAATTTGCATAAGAGTTTGTATGTTTTTcattttgttggtgttctaggtTTAACGATGGGATGTTGCTCGTTTCAAGTATTTAGTTCTGAGTAAaagtcatgcatgcatgcatgcagtttAAGATAACAAAAGGACATCATTGCATTACAAATTCAGGCTACATATTCTAGTGCCGCGACTACAAATTCGGGCTCACAAGGTAGCCTACGTGGTAGTTTGCCCCTTCCAAAAGACTTCTTCTTAAGGTGAGGAAGATCATAGTCTATGGAACCCTTGTGTTTTATTATTTCCCGCATTACGGCTTGGTTGCTAAGGAACACACGGTTGGACTTGTCTGCATCATGTTCATTCCAGGTCTCATCCACTTTTTGAAGAATTTCTTGAAGATTCTTTGGCATCTTTTTCTCAAACGCGGACTGAAGAGAGTTGAAAACGCCAAGATCTAGAGCGTTAGTGTCTGGAGAATTAAGTGGTTGCATCACAACCCTAATGTCCCAACCATCTTGAGTAGCCGCCGCACATACCACCGGATCATCTGGTCGGACATGTGTCTTGGCATTGTCCTGttggatgaaaataggcttgcatcgATCCTCTTGCGGCCACTTCTCCTTGATTGCCGGCAACACCTTTGTGATCAAGTATTCCCGGCTCTTCTCCATGCCGACTCTATCGCATGGCTTGAGCTCCAAAGTTCCTCTAGGCCTGTTTGGGCTTCTCCTCTGCGCCGGTTTCCACTCAACATAGGGCCAAATTCCAATTTTACCATCAAAAGTACAATTGCCTTGCATATCATATCTTGGCctagcaacagcagcaagaaaCATGATCTTCTCGATGTGTCCCTTGTTTTTGGTGTGCCTCACGGGATTCGGCTCGTTGATGCCCAAataaaccccttgggtttttcttgTACGATAAAACCACTTTTCATCAATATGGACCACATTGAACGAATCCTTGAAGACAGGGTTCTCCGGCATACTAGCAGGTTCTAGGTTTGAAATGCAATACGTGACACGagctttcttgttttcttctgttAGCATAGGCTTGAGTTCATTGGTGTGTTTGCATAGCTCATGTTCCTTCAAAAGCCTGTGAACGGTGGTCTTCGCCATGTTCAATGCACCGGCAACATCTCTAATTGTTGTTCGATCATTTGGAGGGACGGCAGCTAAAGCATCTGAGTCCAATGTAACACACTTTCTACCAACTCTGCCCGCCCTCTTGTTGATAACCGCATTCACACCACCACCTCTCCTACCATTGTCCCATATCCGTCGAAGAACCCTAACCGGCACTTTATGTTTAGCTGATATTTTCTTTGTCACCCCACGTTTCAACGGACCAcggccatttatctccaaaatggccGTGTACAGTAAACGCTTATCGTCATCAGTATGAaatgtccttctcctcctatTGGCCATCACATCTGACAACAAACATAAGATTAGAATTTTGTTAAACAACACGCAGTTTGATATTTGGCGAACAAAGTAAGCAAACCTACTTAGAtcgatgatgttgttgttctcatgATCTTCGGCGTTATGGTCCGTGCCGTGGCCGTCTTCCTCGTCCTGTTGGTCCGTGTCGTGGCCGTCATCATCGTGTGCGCCGTACGCGTCGCCGTCGTGAGACACGAAAGCGCCTTCGTCGTGAGCGCCGAAAGCGTCGTCGCTGTGTGCGCCGTACGCGCCGCCGTCGTGTGCGCCGTACGTGCCGCCGTCGTGAGAAACGAAAGCGCCTCCGTCGTGAGCGCCGAAAGCGTCGTCGTCGTGTGCGCCGTACGCGCCGCCGTCGTGTGCGTTGTACGCGCCGCCGTCGCGAGAAACGAAAGCGCCTCCGTCGTGAGCGCCCAAAGCGTCGTCGTCGTGTGCGCTGTACGCGCCGCCGTCGTGAGAAACGAAAGCACCGTCGTCATGTGCGCTGTACGCGCCGCTGTCCTCATGCTCGGCGAACCCACGACTATGGCGCCAGCCAAAACGAAGATGGCGTTCAGCACCGGACGAGCTGCCTATGTGGCGAACAACAGCTTGTCCTCGCCCGCAGCCGGCATGACCTACGCCTAGCCGGCCTTGCCTGCGGCCGTTGCTTCCTTCTCCTTTGTCATGGACTTGTAGCCCGGGTGGTATATTAAGATCCAAAGTAAGCATAGCTCAATGACTTTGCAGTTGG harbors:
- the LOC123409314 gene encoding uncharacterized protein LOC123409314, yielding MLTLDLNIPPGLQVHDKGEGSNGRRQGRLGVGHAGCGRGQAVVRHIGSSSGAERHLRFGWRHSRGFAEHEDSGAYSAHDDGAFVSHDGGAYSAHDDDALGAHDGGAFVSRDGGAYNAHDGGAYGAHDDDAFGAHDGGAFVSHDGGTYGAHDGGAYGAHSDDAFGAHDEGAFVSHDGDAYGAHDDDGHDTDQQDEEDGHGTDHNAEDHENNNIIDLNVMANRRRRTFHTDDDKRLLYTAILEINGRGPLKRGVTKKISAKHKVPVRVLRRIWDNGRRGGGVNAVINKRAGRVGRKCVTLDSDALAAVPPNDRTTIRDVAGALNMAKTTVHRLLKEHELCKHTNELKPMLTEENKKARVTYCISNLEPASMPENPVFKDSFNVVHIDEKWFYRTRKTQGVYLGINEPNPVRHTKNKGHIEKIMFLAAVARPRYDMQGNCTFDGKIGIWPYVEWKPAQRRSPNRPRGTLELKPCDRVGMEKSREYLITKVLPAIKEKWPQEDRCKPIFIQQDNAKTHVRPDDPVVCAAATQDGWDIRVVMQPLNSPDTNALDLGVFNSLQSAFEKKMPKNLQEILQKVDETWNEHDADKSNRVFLSNQAVMREIIKHKGSIDYDLPHLKKKSFGRGKLPRRLPCEPEFVVAALEYVA